The Bacillus thermozeamaize DNA window TTTGTCACGTATGTCATCTACTTCGAGCGGAAAGTGATCGGCTGGATTCAGCTGCGGCACGGACCGACGCAGGTGGGGCCGTTCGGGCTCCTTCAGACACCGGCCGATGTGCTGAAGCTGCTCCTCAAGGAGGACATCATCCCGAAGCTGGCTGACAAGCCGCTGTTCATCCTGGCCCCGGTGCTCGCCTTTGTGCCTTCTTTCACGGTCGTTGCCGTGATCCCGTTTACGGACGCCATCGGTTTTACGGACACCAACGTGGCCCTGCTGATTTACATCGCGCTGAGCGGCATTACCATCCTGGGCATCCTGCTTGGGGGGTGGGCTTCCAACAACAAATATTCCCTGCTCGGCGGGATGCGTTCGGCTGCCCAGATGATCAGCTACGAAATCCCCCTGCTCCTCTCGGTGCTTGGGGTGGTTGTGATGGCCGGCACGATGAATCTGCGCGGCATCGTGGAATACCAGCAGCAGATGGGCGTTTGGTTTGTCGTTCCTCAAATCATCGGGTTCCTGATCTTTTTGATCGCCGCCAATGCGGAGATGAACCGCTCGCCTTTTGACCTGCCGGAAGCGGAATCGGAGCTGGTGGCCGGGTATCACACGGAGTACAGCGGTTTCCGCTTCGCCATCTTCATGCTGACGGAGTATGTGTACATGTTTGCCATGTCCTCCCTGATCGTCGTGCTGTTTCTCGGCGGCTGGCTGCCGCCTTTGCAATGGGTGCCGGGCCTGCAGTTTTTGCAGGCGGTTCCGGGAATCATCTGGTTTCTCCTGAAGTTTGTGGCGGTCGTCTTTTACTGGATCTGGCTGCGGGCCACGATGCCCCGTTTCAAGACGGAGCTGCTGATGAAGTTTGCCTGGAAGGTGCTGCTTCCGGTCAGCCTGCTGAACCTGGTGGCGACGGCCCTGATCAAGGCCATGGTTTGAGAACGTGTTTTGAAAACGTGATTCGAAAATCGGAAGGTTTTCCATCTGGAGGTGGAAAAAATGTCAGCCATTCCCGGCTTTATGAAAGGCCTGGGGTATACCTTCAAGCAGATGTTTGAGCAGAAGTCCACCTATGATTATCCTGACAAGCCGCTGGAGATGCCGGAGCGTTTCCGCGGCATCCAATACCTGGATGTGGACAAATGCATTGTCTGTCTGCAATGCGAGCGGATCTGCCCGACGCAGTGCATCGACATTCAGGGCAAGCCGAATCCCGCAGGCAAGGGAAAGGTGCTGGAGAGTTTTGACATCAATTTCGAGATCTGCATCCTCTGCGACTTGTGCACGGAGGTTTGCCCAACGGAAGCCATCCTGATGACCAACAACTACGAGCTGTCCGTCTACAGCCGTGACGAATTGTTCAAGGACATGAAATGGCTGAGCGAGAAT harbors:
- a CDS encoding NADH-quinone oxidoreductase subunit H, translated to MIDWLHQPMTFGTFVWMALFAVLLLVIVLGFVTYVIYFERKVIGWIQLRHGPTQVGPFGLLQTPADVLKLLLKEDIIPKLADKPLFILAPVLAFVPSFTVVAVIPFTDAIGFTDTNVALLIYIALSGITILGILLGGWASNNKYSLLGGMRSAAQMISYEIPLLLSVLGVVVMAGTMNLRGIVEYQQQMGVWFVVPQIIGFLIFLIAANAEMNRSPFDLPEAESELVAGYHTEYSGFRFAIFMLTEYVYMFAMSSLIVVLFLGGWLPPLQWVPGLQFLQAVPGIIWFLLKFVAVVFYWIWLRATMPRFKTELLMKFAWKVLLPVSLLNLVATALIKAMV
- a CDS encoding NADH-quinone oxidoreductase subunit I, whose product is MPGFMKGLGYTFKQMFEQKSTYDYPDKPLEMPERFRGIQYLDVDKCIVCLQCERICPTQCIDIQGKPNPAGKGKVLESFDINFEICILCDLCTEVCPTEAILMTNNYELSVYSRDELFKDMKWLSENDTKIRRGDA